The following proteins are co-located in the Acinetobacter shaoyimingii genome:
- the cysW gene encoding sulfate ABC transporter permease subunit CysW produces MSLQTNSNALAEKLQSRDATREPTWVRYTLIAIALIFFLSCLILPLVLVFVEAFKQGVNVYVQALITPETLSAVKLTLLTAVIAVPLNVVFGVAAAWSVAKFNFRGKSILTTIIDMPFSVSPVIAGLMLVLIFGTQGWMGSWLMDHDIKILYAVPAIVLATVFITVPFVARELIPLMEAQGTEEEEAAIVLGASGWKTFWKVTLPNIKWGLIYGVILCNARAMGEFGAVSVVSGHIRGETNTLPLHVEILYNEYTFSAAFAVSSLLALLAIVTLILKTWVEVRQENQSKRNDDSQVS; encoded by the coding sequence ATGAGCTTACAAACCAATAGCAATGCATTAGCAGAGAAATTACAATCCCGTGATGCTACACGTGAGCCAACATGGGTGCGCTACACGCTGATCGCTATTGCGCTGATCTTTTTCCTGAGCTGTCTCATTCTTCCACTGGTTTTAGTTTTTGTCGAAGCATTTAAGCAAGGTGTGAATGTTTACGTTCAAGCGTTAATCACGCCAGAAACCCTGTCTGCTGTGAAGTTAACTTTACTGACCGCAGTTATTGCTGTTCCGCTGAATGTGGTGTTTGGTGTGGCTGCTGCATGGTCTGTCGCAAAATTTAATTTCCGCGGTAAATCTATTTTGACCACGATCATTGACATGCCATTTTCAGTGTCCCCTGTTATTGCAGGTTTAATGCTGGTACTGATTTTTGGTACACAAGGTTGGATGGGTTCATGGCTGATGGATCACGATATTAAAATTCTGTATGCCGTTCCTGCCATTGTATTGGCCACTGTATTTATTACTGTTCCTTTTGTAGCGCGCGAGCTCATTCCACTGATGGAAGCTCAAGGTACAGAAGAAGAAGAAGCGGCGATTGTATTGGGTGCATCGGGTTGGAAAACCTTTTGGAAAGTCACCTTACCCAATATTAAATGGGGTTTAATTTACGGTGTCATTCTTTGTAATGCCCGTGCAATGGGTGAATTTGGTGCTGTATCTGTGGTATCAGGTCATATCCGCGGTGAAACCAACACCCTACCACTACACGTTGAAATCTTATACAACGAATACACCTTCAGTGCTGCATTCGCTGTGTCATCACTATTAGCCTTGCTGGCAATCGTCACCCTTATTTTAAAAACATGGGTTGAAGTTCGCCAAGAAAATCAAAGCAAACGTAATGACGATTCACAAGTTTCTTAA
- the cysT gene encoding sulfate ABC transporter permease subunit CysT: protein MSQRSRVLPGFGLSLGFTLAYLSLIVLIPLSAVFIKSLGIGWDGLWEILSSERILKSLQLSFSSALIAALINVVFGLLLAWCLVRYSFPGKRIVDALVDLPFALPTAVAGIALTSLYAPTGWIGQYLEPLGIQVAYTPIGITLALIFIGIPFVVRTVQPVLSDLETELEEAASALGANRFQIVTKIILPILFPALLTGFALAFARGVGEYGSVIFIAGNQPYKTEIAPLMIISRLEEYDYAGATTIAVVMLVLSFAILFLINLLQAWASRRTGRTAP, encoded by the coding sequence ATGTCGCAGCGATCCCGAGTGCTGCCAGGTTTTGGTCTTTCTTTAGGCTTCACCCTCGCTTATTTATCCTTGATCGTTCTCATCCCACTTTCTGCAGTATTTATTAAATCGCTTGGAATTGGTTGGGACGGATTATGGGAAATTCTGAGTTCAGAACGTATTCTCAAATCATTACAGCTGAGTTTTAGTTCTGCCTTAATCGCTGCATTAATTAATGTCGTGTTTGGTTTGTTATTGGCGTGGTGCCTAGTGCGTTATAGCTTCCCAGGTAAGCGTATTGTTGACGCTTTAGTCGATTTACCCTTTGCCTTACCTACAGCTGTTGCGGGCATTGCATTAACGTCTTTGTATGCCCCTACAGGTTGGATTGGTCAATATCTTGAACCCTTAGGCATTCAAGTGGCATATACCCCTATTGGTATTACTTTAGCCTTGATTTTTATTGGTATTCCTTTTGTAGTCCGCACCGTACAGCCCGTATTGAGTGATTTAGAAACTGAGCTTGAAGAAGCTGCTTCAGCCTTAGGTGCAAATCGCTTTCAAATCGTGACCAAAATTATCTTACCGATTTTATTCCCTGCACTTCTAACAGGTTTTGCACTCGCATTTGCGCGTGGAGTGGGTGAATATGGATCTGTAATTTTCATTGCAGGTAACCAGCCTTATAAAACTGAAATTGCACCATTGATGATCATTTCTCGCTTAGAAGAATATGATTATGCGGGTGCAACAACCATTGCTGTGGTGATGTTGGTGCTTTCTTTTGCGATTTTATTTTTAATTAACTTGCTACAAGCTTGGGCAAGCCGTCGTACAGGGAGAACTGCACCATGA
- a CDS encoding alpha/beta hydrolase: MMHTIIVPGVGGSDYDHWQSWLQRQLISCSRVQQQDWNLPVLSHWVENFVKTVSKVDEAVQIVAHSFGCLTTVSAIHEHPELAKKIKKVILVAPANPARFGDQGFARDSSNDYSSYFHEIKMRVPTQMMISENDPWLNFSDAKALAKSWNIRPINLGQVGHINVAAGFGKFPEIYDYLIIDHVNTHQQKIDESKLLFKFAI, encoded by the coding sequence ATGATGCATACAATTATTGTCCCCGGTGTTGGTGGTAGTGATTATGATCATTGGCAATCTTGGTTGCAACGTCAACTCATATCTTGCTCCCGTGTTCAACAACAAGATTGGAATCTCCCTGTACTGAGTCATTGGGTAGAAAATTTTGTAAAAACTGTTTCTAAGGTCGATGAAGCTGTGCAAATTGTTGCACATAGTTTCGGATGTCTCACAACAGTCTCTGCAATTCATGAACATCCTGAATTAGCCAAAAAAATTAAAAAGGTGATTTTGGTGGCACCTGCAAATCCTGCACGTTTTGGTGATCAAGGTTTTGCACGTGATAGTTCTAACGATTATTCATCATATTTTCATGAAATTAAAATGCGTGTACCTACACAAATGATGATCAGTGAAAATGATCCTTGGCTGAATTTTTCTGATGCAAAAGCATTGGCTAAGTCTTGGAACATTCGCCCAATTAATTTAGGTCAAGTTGGCCATATTAATGTTGCTGCTGGTTTTGGTAAATTTCCAGAAATTTACGATTATTTGATTATTGATCATGTAAACACACATCAGCAGAAAATTGATGAATCGAAATTACTTTTTAAATTCGCAATTTAA
- a CDS encoding sulfate ABC transporter substrate-binding protein has product MQHSKLKLGLVAALLSLSSFSVAAKDFLNVSYDPTRELYENFNKEFGAYWKSRTGQTINFKQSHGGSGKQARAVIDGLDADVVTLALAADIDEIAATGQIPKNWQSKFKDNSTPYTSTIVFLVRKGNPKGIKDWGDLIKPGVDIITPNPKTSGGARWNYLAAWAWSKHQAGGNDAKAQEFVRKIYKQTKVLDSGARGATTTFAERGIGDVLLAWENEAYLALREQPGKFEIVTPSLSILAEPPVAIVEKNVKKHGTEHLATAYLNYLYSPAGQTVAAKNFYRPRNAAVLAKYTNVFKPLKLVTIDKEFGGWNKVQKAHFSNGGIFDQIVKANAK; this is encoded by the coding sequence ATGCAACATTCAAAATTAAAACTAGGTTTAGTTGCTGCACTACTGTCTCTTTCTTCATTCTCAGTTGCAGCAAAAGACTTCTTAAATGTCTCTTATGACCCAACACGCGAACTCTATGAAAATTTCAATAAAGAGTTTGGCGCATATTGGAAATCTCGAACAGGTCAAACCATTAATTTTAAACAGTCTCACGGTGGTTCAGGCAAACAAGCCCGAGCTGTGATTGATGGTTTAGATGCAGACGTAGTGACTTTAGCACTTGCTGCAGACATTGATGAAATTGCAGCTACAGGTCAAATTCCTAAAAACTGGCAAAGCAAATTCAAAGACAACTCAACACCTTATACATCGACGATTGTCTTTTTAGTGCGTAAAGGTAACCCAAAAGGCATTAAAGATTGGGGCGATTTAATTAAACCAGGTGTGGATATTATTACGCCAAACCCAAAAACTTCTGGTGGTGCGCGTTGGAACTACTTAGCGGCATGGGCGTGGTCTAAGCACCAAGCTGGCGGTAACGACGCTAAAGCACAAGAATTTGTTCGTAAAATTTATAAACAAACTAAAGTTCTTGACTCAGGTGCGCGTGGTGCGACCACAACCTTTGCTGAACGTGGCATTGGTGATGTGTTACTGGCTTGGGAAAATGAAGCATATTTGGCACTTCGTGAACAACCAGGTAAATTCGAAATTGTCACACCTTCATTGTCAATTTTAGCTGAACCACCTGTTGCAATTGTAGAAAAGAATGTTAAAAAACACGGAACTGAACACTTAGCAACAGCTTACCTGAACTATTTGTACTCACCAGCTGGTCAAACTGTTGCAGCGAAAAACTTCTATCGTCCACGTAATGCCGCAGTTTTGGCTAAATACACCAATGTATTTAAACCTTTAAAACTAGTGACAATCGATAAAGAGTTTGGTGGTTGGAATAAAGTTCAAAAAGCACATTTCAGCAATGGCGGTATTTTTGACCAAATTGTAAAAGCGAACGCTAAATAA
- the pabC gene encoding aminodeoxychorismate lyase: MQCFKNAEKIYAVGIFDRAFQYGDGCFTTARLYQNHFELKARHYSRLKHAATHLFLDVDLELIEQSLLQLKNEYVELNGTLKIIISRGEGQRGYSLPDHQADVYVYYYPSEVKCFEPQLIRSGVLDSLMGLTMPELVGIKSLNRIEQVILKKEADEKGWIEALVCDVHGQVVEGVSSNCFIRINDQWITPELRYNGVHGVMRAEILQRMMQAGIDCQQRPIHQDEIPQFQSIFFSNALSPMKVATHLHDTILETQICVELFQTLHLSQMHEYVKA; this comes from the coding sequence ATGCAATGTTTTAAAAATGCTGAAAAAATTTACGCTGTTGGAATCTTTGATCGTGCTTTTCAGTATGGAGATGGATGCTTTACCACAGCGCGTCTATATCAGAATCATTTCGAATTGAAAGCGAGGCATTATTCAAGATTAAAACATGCAGCAACGCATTTATTTTTAGACGTGGATTTAGAACTGATCGAGCAAAGCTTATTACAGCTTAAAAATGAATATGTTGAGCTCAATGGCACATTGAAAATTATCATAAGCCGTGGTGAAGGACAACGAGGTTATTCCTTACCAGACCATCAAGCTGATGTGTATGTGTATTATTATCCAAGTGAAGTGAAATGCTTTGAACCACAATTGATTCGTAGTGGTGTGCTTGATAGCCTCATGGGTTTAACCATGCCTGAGTTGGTTGGCATCAAGAGTTTAAACCGCATTGAGCAAGTGATTTTAAAAAAAGAAGCCGATGAAAAAGGCTGGATAGAAGCCTTGGTTTGTGATGTACACGGTCAAGTTGTTGAGGGAGTGAGCAGTAATTGCTTTATTCGTATAAATGACCAGTGGATTACACCAGAACTTCGTTATAATGGTGTACATGGTGTAATGCGAGCTGAGATTTTACAACGGATGATGCAGGCGGGCATTGATTGTCAACAACGTCCAATTCATCAAGATGAAATTCCACAATTTCAAAGTATTTTTTTTAGCAATGCATTGAGTCCAATGAAAGTGGCGACTCATTTGCATGACACTATATTAGAGACACAAATTTGTGTTGAACTTTTTCAAACTCTTCATTTAAGTCAGATGCACGAATATGTCAAAGCCTAG
- the mltG gene encoding endolytic transglycosylase MltG encodes MSKPRAKSKKNNKPSSLFKGVFVFLIGAILLVTIILGASLLKTYPVDGQKQMIAINQGETYSGFIDRLAKEGKVSFPLMLKLYQKFIIHDTMKAGVYEVRQGMSVRQVLDLFSNADNAQMNRILVIEGTTFKQLVALLRKDNLVTKEVVHLPHAEMLKALNIPYDHPEGLFAPNTYFFNKGESDKKILTDLYQRQMKALDDAWEKRASDLPYKNKYEALIMASIIEKETSVDRELEQVSGVFVRRLKLGMRLQTDPTVIYGMGDRYTGNITRQDLRTPTPYNTYTINGLPPTPIALPSQKAIEAAMHPDQSNNIYFVATGNGGHTFTANLDDHNRAVQDYLSVIRSKK; translated from the coding sequence ATGTCAAAGCCTAGAGCAAAATCAAAAAAGAATAATAAGCCATCTTCTTTATTTAAAGGCGTCTTTGTTTTTTTAATAGGTGCCATTTTACTGGTGACCATTATCTTAGGTGCAAGTTTATTGAAAACTTACCCTGTAGATGGACAAAAACAAATGATCGCTATCAATCAAGGGGAAACATATTCAGGATTTATTGATCGATTAGCGAAAGAAGGAAAAGTCAGTTTTCCGCTCATGCTGAAGCTCTATCAAAAATTTATTATACATGACACCATGAAAGCTGGTGTATATGAAGTTCGCCAAGGCATGAGTGTGCGTCAGGTTTTGGATTTATTTTCCAATGCCGACAATGCACAAATGAATCGTATTTTGGTGATTGAAGGCACGACCTTTAAACAATTGGTAGCCTTATTGAGAAAAGATAACTTAGTGACCAAAGAAGTGGTTCATTTGCCACATGCAGAAATGCTTAAAGCACTGAATATTCCTTATGATCATCCTGAAGGGTTATTTGCACCGAACACGTATTTTTTTAATAAGGGTGAGTCTGATAAAAAGATTTTAACAGACTTATATCAACGTCAAATGAAGGCACTCGATGATGCTTGGGAAAAAAGAGCATCAGATTTACCCTATAAGAATAAATATGAAGCACTGATTATGGCTTCGATCATTGAGAAAGAGACCAGTGTAGATCGTGAACTTGAACAGGTTTCAGGTGTTTTTGTACGTCGTTTAAAACTAGGCATGCGCCTGCAAACAGATCCAACCGTGATTTATGGTATGGGCGACCGTTATACTGGCAATATTACACGTCAAGATTTGCGTACCCCAACGCCATACAATACCTATACTATTAATGGACTTCCGCCAACACCGATTGCATTACCAAGTCAAAAAGCCATTGAAGCTGCGATGCATCCAGATCAATCCAACAATATTTATTTTGTGGCAACAGGTAATGGTGGTCATACATTTACAGCAAATTTAGACGACCATAATCGTGCAGTACAAGATTATCTTTCAGTTATTCGTTCGAAAAAATAA
- the tmk gene encoding dTMP kinase, with protein MFISFEGTEGVGKSTLIRKLYDHFLAHGQDVVLTREPGGTPLAEQIRALLLSVNHDEQMSHDTELLLMYAARAQHLQQVILPALASGKTVLCDRFADASFAYQCAGRGLSREKLQLLNDNFVSKMPDITFWLDAPIETGMSRARERGALDRFEQEKVTFFEKVRAGYQEIFEKQPERMKRLDATQTPDQVFAQALSYIDIE; from the coding sequence ATGTTTATTAGCTTTGAAGGCACAGAAGGTGTAGGAAAGAGCACGCTCATTCGTAAACTTTATGATCATTTTCTAGCACACGGTCAAGATGTGGTTTTAACACGTGAACCGGGTGGAACGCCACTGGCAGAGCAGATTCGAGCATTACTCCTTTCAGTCAATCACGATGAGCAAATGAGTCATGATACTGAACTTTTGTTGATGTATGCGGCACGTGCACAGCATTTACAACAAGTGATTTTACCTGCTTTAGCATCGGGGAAAACGGTGTTGTGTGATCGTTTTGCTGATGCAAGTTTTGCTTACCAATGTGCTGGTCGTGGGCTTAGCCGTGAAAAACTGCAACTTTTGAATGATAATTTCGTTTCAAAAATGCCAGATATTACTTTTTGGTTAGATGCGCCTATTGAAACAGGGATGTCACGTGCACGTGAGCGAGGTGCATTAGATCGTTTTGAACAAGAGAAGGTAACTTTCTTTGAGAAAGTAAGAGCAGGATATCAGGAGATATTTGAAAAGCAACCTGAGCGTATGAAACGTCTTGATGCAACTCAAACACCTGATCAAGTCTTTGCACAAGCATTAAGCTACATTGATATTGAGTGA
- a CDS encoding PaaI family thioesterase: MQSSKEEIVEFIQREFPQSLVKCDIEAVTEQGASVVYRVDQQDLRPGGTISGPTMMTVADYALYIAILGEIGIVGLTVTTNLNINFLRKPVANQNIRGICRLMKVGKALIVGEVTLYSIGQDDPIAHVTGTYSIPPKR; this comes from the coding sequence ATGCAAAGTAGCAAGGAAGAAATTGTAGAATTCATTCAGCGTGAGTTTCCGCAAAGCTTAGTTAAATGTGACATCGAAGCAGTGACAGAACAAGGTGCGAGTGTCGTATATCGTGTTGATCAACAAGATTTGAGACCTGGTGGAACAATTTCTGGTCCGACCATGATGACTGTTGCTGATTATGCACTGTATATCGCTATTTTAGGTGAAATCGGGATTGTGGGATTAACCGTCACCACAAACTTAAATATTAACTTTTTAAGAAAACCTGTGGCAAATCAAAATATTCGTGGTATATGCAGATTGATGAAAGTAGGAAAAGCATTGATTGTAGGAGAAGTGACATTGTATTCAATTGGACAAGATGATCCGATTGCACATGTCACTGGGACTTATTCTATTCCTCCAAAACGTTAA
- the nadB gene encoding L-aspartate oxidase — translation MEMSQSGTTHHFDVIIVGSGGSGLSLALSLPDHFKIAILAKSHLTDASTYYAQGGVAAVLDVTDSIQQHIDDTLVAGAYLCEEKAVKITVEGGKPSVDFLLKHGVEFTLDEENQLHLTREGGHSQRRIIHAADATGRAISTTLVERVKEKNNIQIFENFIAIDLITTHKLGQIDKDNRAVGLYALDERNEKVHTVLAPFTALACGGAMKAYLYTSNPDIATGDGIAMAYRAGCRVANMEFNQFHPTCLYHPQARSFLITEAMRGEGAYLRLPDGERFMLRFDERAELAPRDIVARAIDYEIKRLGIRHVWLDISHKPESFIKEHFPMLYTHLLTLGIDITKDMIPVVPAAHYTCGGVMVDDNSETDIAGLYAIGETSYTGLHGANRMASNSLLECFVYGMNAAEDIRQKFETGQQLPSVPEWDDSQVVNPDEDVVILQNWDELRQTMWNYVGIVRTTKRLERALNRIEMLKAEITEYYEDYHVSKNLIELRNLVLVSEMIVRCAMQRKESRGLHYTLDYPELSSELRKTVLTPPNFKVETPLVNT, via the coding sequence ATGGAAATGTCTCAATCAGGTACGACTCATCATTTTGATGTCATTATTGTCGGTAGTGGCGGTTCAGGTTTAAGTTTAGCGCTCTCTCTTCCAGATCATTTTAAAATTGCAATTTTAGCAAAATCTCATTTAACCGATGCCAGTACCTATTATGCACAAGGTGGCGTTGCAGCAGTTCTAGATGTCACTGATTCCATTCAACAACATATTGATGACACTTTAGTTGCTGGTGCTTATCTTTGCGAAGAAAAAGCCGTAAAGATTACAGTAGAAGGCGGCAAACCCTCTGTCGACTTTTTACTCAAGCATGGCGTCGAATTTACTTTAGATGAAGAAAATCAGCTTCATCTTACTCGTGAAGGCGGTCACTCTCAACGCCGCATCATACATGCTGCCGATGCTACAGGACGTGCGATTTCAACAACATTGGTTGAGCGTGTCAAAGAAAAGAACAATATTCAAATTTTCGAAAATTTCATTGCGATTGATCTCATCACGACACATAAACTCGGACAAATTGATAAGGACAATCGAGCTGTAGGTTTATATGCACTCGATGAAAGAAATGAAAAGGTACACACCGTCCTTGCCCCTTTTACTGCACTGGCTTGCGGTGGTGCAATGAAAGCCTATCTTTATACGTCGAACCCTGACATCGCTACGGGCGATGGAATTGCTATGGCGTATCGCGCAGGTTGCCGAGTTGCCAATATGGAATTTAACCAGTTTCATCCAACTTGCTTGTACCATCCGCAAGCGCGCTCATTTTTAATTACTGAAGCCATGCGTGGTGAAGGTGCATATTTACGCCTTCCAGATGGTGAACGCTTTATGCTGCGTTTTGACGAGCGTGCAGAACTGGCGCCACGAGACATTGTGGCACGTGCGATTGACTATGAAATTAAACGCTTAGGTATTCGACATGTATGGTTAGACATTAGCCATAAACCTGAAAGTTTTATCAAAGAACATTTTCCAATGCTCTATACCCATTTACTAACATTAGGTATTGATATCACCAAGGATATGATTCCTGTTGTTCCAGCGGCACACTATACTTGTGGCGGTGTCATGGTCGATGACAACAGTGAAACCGATATCGCTGGTTTATATGCCATTGGAGAAACTTCTTATACGGGTCTACATGGTGCGAACCGAATGGCCAGCAATTCTTTACTTGAATGTTTTGTTTATGGAATGAATGCAGCCGAGGATATTCGTCAAAAATTCGAAACAGGACAGCAATTGCCTTCAGTTCCTGAATGGGACGATTCGCAAGTAGTGAATCCTGATGAAGATGTGGTGATTTTGCAAAACTGGGATGAACTACGTCAAACCATGTGGAATTATGTCGGTATTGTACGTACCACTAAACGCTTAGAGCGTGCATTAAATCGTATTGAAATGCTGAAAGCAGAAATTACCGAATACTATGAAGATTATCATGTCAGTAAAAACTTGATCGAACTTCGCAACTTGGTTTTAGTGTCTGAAATGATTGTGCGCTGTGCGATGCAACGTAAAGAATCTCGAGGTCTTCATTACACCTTAGATTATCCAGAGTTATCATCTGAACTTCGAAAAACAGTACTTACTCCACCGAATTTTAAAGTTGAAACCCCACTGGTGAATACTTAA
- a CDS encoding Do family serine endopeptidase, whose translation MNNGFIKKGIYAFAFTMAAQAQAGVPVDFSNLVEQVSPAVVSVNVVKKMSQEELLQQQVPEILKRFFGNQIIIPQQRAPQEKTAFGSAFFISRDGYLLTNHHVVEDASEVTIMLNDRREIDAKVVGSDARTDVALLKVEGNNYPALSTGNINQLKVGQPVLAIGSPFGFDYSASAGIVSAKSRNMMGETSVPFIQTDVALNPGNSGGPLFNQQGQVVGVNSRIFSGTGGYMGLSFSIPIDVAMDVVDQLKKNGKVTRSYLGVMLQDVDRNLAEVYKLSKPEGALVTQVAPNSPAQKAGFKSGDVILKYNGNPISRTSELLNYLNRTLPNQTIQLQVLRDDKLSNISATLTTAPDDTPAKNTQTAKAKHKGPVLGIAIRSLSDVEKNRLNLKGGVFVQEVERGGLAAQSKIIPGDIITQIGNKTITDANAFVEAVSELKSNTVVRVTIVRQAQTAIIGLRIK comes from the coding sequence ATGAACAATGGCTTTATTAAAAAAGGAATATACGCATTTGCTTTTACAATGGCGGCGCAAGCGCAAGCTGGTGTACCTGTAGATTTCTCCAATTTGGTCGAACAGGTGAGTCCTGCTGTTGTGAGTGTTAATGTTGTCAAAAAAATGTCACAGGAAGAGCTGTTACAACAACAAGTGCCTGAGATATTAAAGCGTTTCTTTGGTAATCAAATTATTATTCCTCAACAACGGGCACCTCAAGAAAAAACAGCATTTGGGAGTGCTTTTTTTATAAGTCGCGATGGTTATTTACTCACCAATCATCACGTTGTTGAAGATGCATCTGAAGTCACTATCATGCTAAATGATCGCCGTGAAATCGACGCAAAAGTAGTGGGGAGTGATGCACGTACAGATGTGGCATTATTAAAAGTTGAAGGAAATAATTATCCAGCGCTTAGCACAGGAAATATTAATCAGTTAAAAGTGGGTCAACCTGTATTGGCTATTGGTTCACCATTTGGATTTGATTACTCTGCATCAGCAGGTATTGTAAGTGCAAAATCGCGCAATATGATGGGTGAAACTTCAGTTCCATTTATTCAAACAGATGTTGCGCTGAACCCAGGGAATTCGGGTGGACCATTATTTAATCAACAAGGTCAAGTGGTTGGTGTAAATTCACGTATTTTTAGTGGAACTGGTGGCTATATGGGATTGTCATTCTCAATTCCAATTGATGTTGCTATGGATGTTGTAGATCAACTGAAAAAGAATGGTAAGGTAACGCGTTCTTACTTAGGGGTAATGCTACAAGATGTAGATCGTAACCTCGCAGAAGTTTACAAATTGTCTAAGCCAGAAGGTGCTTTGGTGACCCAAGTTGCTCCAAACTCTCCAGCACAGAAAGCGGGCTTTAAGTCTGGTGATGTGATTTTGAAATACAATGGCAACCCAATTTCAAGAACGTCTGAACTGTTAAATTACTTGAATCGTACCTTGCCAAATCAGACCATACAGCTTCAAGTCCTACGTGATGATAAGTTAAGTAATATTTCTGCAACCTTAACTACAGCACCAGATGATACACCTGCAAAAAATACGCAAACTGCTAAAGCAAAACACAAAGGGCCGGTATTGGGGATTGCGATTCGTAGTTTAAGCGATGTTGAAAAAAACCGTTTAAATCTTAAGGGCGGTGTTTTTGTTCAGGAGGTTGAACGTGGTGGTTTAGCTGCTCAATCAAAAATCATTCCTGGTGACATTATCACGCAAATTGGAAACAAAACTATTACAGATGCAAATGCTTTTGTAGAAGCTGTGTCTGAATTAAAGAGCAATACTGTTGTTCGTGTAACCATTGTTCGACAAGCGCAAACTGCAATTATTGGTCTACGAATTAAGTAA
- a CDS encoding acyl-CoA thioesterase, with amino-acid sequence MSTIFDLKIKVSPEHIDVLGHVNNVVYVSWMQDVATAHIESLGLGIKQYLELKHAMVAVEHQMQYRKAALEGEEIILRTWLHDINALYSFRQYAFYREKDQTVLFTAMTKWACVEIATGRPKRLSPSFTQAYQPISEALNPFDFTTLYLT; translated from the coding sequence GTGAGTACAATTTTTGATTTGAAAATAAAAGTAAGCCCAGAACATATTGATGTCTTGGGGCATGTCAATAATGTGGTTTATGTCAGTTGGATGCAAGATGTCGCGACTGCTCATATAGAATCGTTGGGTTTAGGCATAAAACAGTATCTAGAACTTAAGCATGCTATGGTCGCTGTCGAACATCAGATGCAATATCGTAAAGCAGCGTTAGAAGGTGAAGAAATTATTCTGCGCACTTGGCTGCATGATATCAACGCACTTTACTCTTTTCGTCAATATGCTTTTTACCGTGAAAAGGATCAAACTGTACTGTTTACTGCTATGACCAAATGGGCCTGTGTCGAAATCGCAACGGGTCGTCCTAAGCGTTTATCTCCTTCATTTACTCAAGCATATCAACCTATTTCAGAAGCATTAAATCCATTTGATTTTACGACTTTATATTTGACTTAA